Genomic segment of Sinorhizobium meliloti:
CGGGGGGAAGGCTCCGGCAGGCGGATGAGGGCAAATGGCTTGCGAAGCATCGCGCTTCAATGCATCGCCGCCGTCAGGGCGGGTGCCTTGGCGGTGAGCGCCGCACGAAGCTTTTCGAGCGCGCGCGTTTCGATCTGCCGCACCCGTTCCTTCGATATTCCAAGCGCGACGCCGAGTTCCTCCAGCGTGGCGCCATCCTCCGTCAGGCGGCGGGCGCGAATGATCTTCATTTCACGTTCGCTGAGTTCTCCGAGCGCGATCTGCAGCCATCGGCGGGCGCGCTCGCCGTCGATCAGATCGCTCACCTGCTCGTCGGGCAGAGGTGCCTCGCTCGCCAGGAAATCCAGCCGGGCGCCGGCATCCGGGTCGCCGCCGCCGATCGGCGCCTGCAGCGACGCGTCGTTTCCGGAAAGGCGCGCATCCATCGTCTGCACGTCGGCAAGGCTGACACCGAGCGCCGCGGCTATCTCCTCGTGCATCGCCTGAGAGGTCAATTGTCTGTCCCCCTGGGCGAGCCTCGCGCGCAACCGGCGCAGATTGAAAAACAGCGCCTTCTGCGCCGAACTGGTGCCGCCGCGTACGATCGACCAGTTGCGCAGCACGTAATCCTGCATCGATGCGCGGATCCACCAGGTCGCATAGGTCGAGAAACGCACCTCCCGGCTCGGCTCGAAACGCGCTGCGGCTTCCAGGAGCCCTATATGCCCCTCCTGCACGAGATCTCCCATGGGCAGCCCGAAACTGCGGAACTTCGCCGCCATCGAAATCACCAGACGCATGTGCGACATTGCGATCTTGTTGCGCGCCTCCTGGTCGTTATCGTTCCGCCAGGCCTGTGCGAGCGCATGTTCCTCGTCCCGCTCGAGATAGGGCGCTTCCATGGCAATCTTGATCATACGCCTGTCTGCTGTGAGGGTCTTCATCGATTGCTCCGTAGCTGGCGGCGAGCGCCATTTCACGATTGAACTCCAAACGCCGAGCGCTCTCTTGCTGCGTTCGGCAACGGGACGGATGGCGCTGGTTGACGAAATGACAGGGCGCCCTAGATGGAAGAATACGAACCTGAGGCGTGAGGAAATCACGGGGCCAAGATCGCTCGGCAGCACAGGCGAAGACCTCCCTGCCGGGAGTGTTAAACGTGCGCGGGCGCGAAAAGTTCCGCGGGCGACAGCGATTTTTGATTGTGGATACCGCCGCTATACGCCCCAACGATTGTAACGCGGCTTCGCCGCCCCCAGTCTCTCGCCTTCTTGCGCCATCGGGCGCTCAGCTTCCGGGAATATACGGCAACAAAAAAGCCCGGCCTTTTTGATGGCCGGGCTGATCTGGTTGATCGACGCAAGGAGCGCTTAAGCGGCTTCGTCCTGTGCGTCGTCTTCTTCGATAGCCTTGCCGCGCTTCGGGCCCTTGTTGAGATTGGCCTCGACGAGGCGAACGGCCTCCGTTTCCGACATCCTGTTCACGGCCGCGATTTCGCGCGCCATCCGGTCAAGCGCGGCTTCATAGAGCTGGCGCTCGGAATAGGACTGTTCCGGCTGGTTCTCGGCGCGATAGAGGTCGCGTACGACTTCCGCGATGGAAATAAGATCGCCGGAATTGATCTTGGCATCGTATTCCTGAGCGCGGCGCGACCACATGGTCCGCTTCACGCGCGCCTTGCCCTGCACGACCTTCAACGCGCGGTCGACGAAATCGGTTTCGGACAGCTTGCGCATGCCGATGCCCACGGCCTTCGCCACCGGCACCTTGAGACGCATCTTGTCCTTCTCGAAGTCGATGACAAAGAGTTCGAGCTTCATGCCCGCGACTTCCTGCTCCTCAATCGCGACGATCTGGCCAACGCCATGGGCCGGGTAAACGATCGATTCACCGGTCTTGAAGCCTTGGCGCGTTGAAGATTTCTTCTGCTGGGTGGTCATTCGTTTCAAACACTCCCTAGTGCGCACCCGGCCTTCACAGGGGCCGGGGCCGGGTCAGTCAGGCCCGGGATAGACGGGGGTACCGCCGGGTGGGTCCACCTGGTCCTCCAACGAAACGCAAACAAGCTCTTAGGGCGCAGTCACAAGCAACGGGCCGTTGCATATCTCAAAAGTGCCGCGCGGTGGAGATCGTTTGCTTTCGTGCTGGTTTTCGGGCGCGCAAAAGCACCCTCTGTGGATCAGTGCGTGAAAACTATCACAAAAAAGAGCGGAAATCAATAATTTGCTGCACGGCAACGATCAAGTCGCCGCGCTCGCAAGCGCGAAGTGCCGGCAGGATTTCCCCAGCTTTCCGGCCTCGCCATCTGTCGTCCGTCAGCAGCGAAGAACCGAGCGACCGAAACCCGTCTCAGTCGCCCTGTCCCGGTTCGGGAGAAAAATACTTCTCGTATTTTTCTTCTACGCCATCCATCTCCTTGGCCTCCGGCAGCGGGTCGCGCTTAACGGTGATGTTCGGCCACTGCGTGGAAAATTCCGCGTTCAGTTTCAACCACATATCGAGACCCGGCTCGGTATCCGGCTTGATTGCACCCGCGGGACATTCCGGCTCGCATACGCCGCAGTCGATGCATTCATCCGGATGGATGACGAGGAAGTTCTCCCCCTCATAGAAACAATCCACCGGGCAGACTTCAACGCAGTCCGTGTACTTGCAGCGAATGCAGTTATCGGTCACGACATACGTCATGAGGTACTCCAGCCAATGCTCACATTTGATGGCAGACGGCAATCAACGGTGATACTCGATCGCCCGCGCATGCTAGGCATGTCCGGCGCGCATAGCTGCCGATGCAGACCCGAATGCCATCCTCTGCATGGCTTCGTGGATCGGAATCGATCCGGTGAAACCACACATCGGTTCAAGCTGCTACACCACCCTTCGCCCTTCGAACTGGACGTTCGGCACTGTAGCGTTGCTTGTCACGTAAAGGCTTTGACGGGCCTTTGCAAGAATTATCCATGCGCGATTTGCCCCTCTGGGGGCACAGTTTTCCAGCCTCGGGACGGGCGTGCCGAAATCGGTTGCAGGCCGCGTGCGACGGTCTACGGCGCCGGGTCCAAAGTCTGAAAATCAGTCGTCTTCGGGGTCCGGCCCCGGCCGCAGGCGGTCCGTCTCGCGGCGCTCCCGCTTTGTCGGCCGCCCCGCGCCGCGGTCGCGCGTCGCCTGCTCGAAAAGCGTGGGTCTGCCGGCGGGCACGGCGGGAGTCAGATCCTCGTAGAGGAGGCGCGCTTCCTCATAGGGGCCGCGGCGGGAACCGGGCAGCAGCACGCGCACGACGAGATCGCGCCGCTCCAGCGACACCTCGAGCATGTCGCCGGCCCTGATCTGGGCGGACGATTGCGTCTCACGCTTGCCGTTGACGGCCACATGGCCCGCCTCGATCGCCTTCTGAGCGAGCGAGCGCGATTTGATCAGCCGGGCGAAGAACAGCCACTTGTCGAGCCGCTGGCGCATTGCAGGGGCGGACGGCGGCTGCTTTTCCATGGGCTTGACCTACTTCTTCATCTGCTCCTTCAGAGCAGCGAGTTTGGCGAAAGGCGAATCCGGATCGATCGGCTTTTCCTTGCGGGGCGGGCGCCCTTCGAACTTGGAGGGAGACGACTTGTTTCGATCGTGCCGGTCGCCGCGGTCCTTTCGCTGACCGCCCGGCCTTCCTTCGGACCCCTTGCCTTCCTGCGGCTTGCCTTCCCAGGGCTTGCCCTGCGACTTGCCATGAGGAGCCTGCCTGCGACCGCCCTCGCGGCCTTCGGTCTGGCCATGGCGCTGGCCCCCTCGGCGCTGTTCGCCCTGGCGGCCGCCCTGTCGCTGATTGTCCTGACGGGTGCCCGGACGCCACAGGAGCACCGGCTTGGCTTCAACCGGGGCCTCCGGCTCAGCCGGTGCCGCTGCATCGTCGCTTGCCGGCGCCACCGGCGTCGTTGCAGTGGCGGTATCGA
This window contains:
- a CDS encoding RNA polymerase factor sigma-32, with the translated sequence MKTLTADRRMIKIAMEAPYLERDEEHALAQAWRNDNDQEARNKIAMSHMRLVISMAAKFRSFGLPMGDLVQEGHIGLLEAAARFEPSREVRFSTYATWWIRASMQDYVLRNWSIVRGGTSSAQKALFFNLRRLRARLAQGDRQLTSQAMHEEIAAALGVSLADVQTMDARLSGNDASLQAPIGGGDPDAGARLDFLASEAPLPDEQVSDLIDGERARRWLQIALGELSEREMKIIRARRLTEDGATLEELGVALGISKERVRQIETRALEKLRAALTAKAPALTAAMH
- a CDS encoding CarD family transcriptional regulator gives rise to the protein MTTQQKKSSTRQGFKTGESIVYPAHGVGQIVAIEEQEVAGMKLELFVIDFEKDKMRLKVPVAKAVGIGMRKLSETDFVDRALKVVQGKARVKRTMWSRRAQEYDAKINSGDLISIAEVVRDLYRAENQPEQSYSERQLYEAALDRMAREIAAVNRMSETEAVRLVEANLNKGPKRGKAIEEDDAQDEAA
- the fdxA gene encoding ferredoxin FdxA: MTYVVTDNCIRCKYTDCVEVCPVDCFYEGENFLVIHPDECIDCGVCEPECPAGAIKPDTEPGLDMWLKLNAEFSTQWPNITVKRDPLPEAKEMDGVEEKYEKYFSPEPGQGD
- a CDS encoding RNA-binding S4 domain-containing protein, giving the protein MEKQPPSAPAMRQRLDKWLFFARLIKSRSLAQKAIEAGHVAVNGKRETQSSAQIRAGDMLEVSLERRDLVVRVLLPGSRRGPYEEARLLYEDLTPAVPAGRPTLFEQATRDRGAGRPTKRERRETDRLRPGPDPEDD